The nucleotide window TCCGCGGCATGCAGGGGACGGAACTTTTGTAAGTTTGATGGCGTCGCAAAAAGTCCGTTCTACTGCGTTGCGTGGTGGTTTTGCTCGTTCGGCATACCATATGTATGGCCTCACTCACAAAACACACCCCGCCCTCTGTGTCAATGTAAGCGAGACACCCGCGCCTTGTATATCGGCCCTTTTGCCTAGCCATCCCCTGACTTTTTGCGAGTTCATCAAGTTTAGGAGGTAAACTTTCGCACCTCAACCTAACTTACACGCTATTTCCGTTCAATAGCCAGATACAGGCGGGTGGCCCCATTGTGTTTAGCGATGGCCATGGCGGTCACCACCCGGTCGTAGCGAACCTCCCGGTCGGCCTTGATCAGCACCTCAGGTTTGGCCGCAGCGATCAGTCCGGCAACGACATGGCGGGCCAGATCCTGCTCCCTCACCATGGTGCCGGCAACATAAAAGTTTCCATCCCGATCCACGGTGACAACGACAAGCTGTTCAATGGCCGGTGTCTCCATGGTCACTTGGGGCAACTGAATATCGATAGCTTGCTGGGTGACGAAATTACTGGTTAACAGAAAATAGATGAGGAGCAGAAATACGATATCGATAAGTGGGGTCAGGGGGATAGCGAATTGCCGGCGGCGGCGAGCGGGAAAGTTGAGCATCGGTCACCTCCGTTGCGAAGAGAGCCATGCCTTGACCAGGTAGACGGCGACCTCTTCGTGAGAGGCCTGCAGATCTTCAACCCGACCTTCCAGATAGTTGTGAAAAAATACAATCGGGATGGCGACGATCAGTCCATAGGCCGTGGTCAGCATCGCCTCCCAGATGCCGCCGGCTAAGACCGAGGCATTGACGCGGCCGCCGAGTTCGGCAACCGCCATAAAGGCCTTAATCATGCCGAAAACGGTGCCAAGCAGGCCAAGCATGGTGGCAATATTGCCCAGGGCGGACAGGGTGCCAAGATGACGTTCCAAAAGTTTCAGCTCCCGGCTGACGCTATGGGAAAGAACCAGCTCAAGGGTCTCGCGGTCAGTCGGGTTAACCGCAAGCCCTTCGCGCAAGATCCGTTCGACCGGCGGTATATTAAATTTGGGGGTCTCTTCCCTCTCCAGGAGTCGGGCGCGGGCTTCGGCAAATTTCCCGATGCTTACCAAGTGATAGATCGAGTCGATCAGGTGGGGGTGGATTTTTGAGGCGACCCGATACCGGAAGAACCGCTCAAAGAAAATGGTCATAGCAACGATAGAGCACAGCAGTATCGGCCACGTCAGCACACCGCCCTTTAGCAAGAAGTCCCAAGACATCATCCGCCCCTCCAGGGTATCCAAAAAAAAAATAGACATCACGAACGACCCTCAGGAAATCGTCCTTGATTTCCGAGAGTCACGAGTGGTTGACCTCAATCCATGGACAACGCCTCTTCCATCATCAAGGTAACCTATCTGGAAGATCAAACAGACAAACTGACAGTGGGCACCCTGGCAAATGACACAAGACGGGGTAGTCTTATTTACCCCATACAATCCATACCTTCCCAGAGAGGCTAAAAGGTCGGCATGGGCATGGAGCCCCACTTATGCCCTCCTGACACCTTGATAACGGAAACAACATGGTGGTCCTCGGCATCCAAATCAACAATCATGACAGGGGTTCTCTTCAGGCCCATGGCAAAGACCGTCCCCCCTGCGACGGGCTCACCAAGTTCGTCACCCACCCGTATCAAAACAATGCGTTCAATCTCGTAATCGGTCTCGATTGTCCCTAACGTTTTGAAAAAATTATAAAAAATTTTAAAGAATTCCCCCAACCCGCCACGGAACTTATTCTGATGCCACTCCAATACTTCAGGAAAACGTTT belongs to Desulfobulbaceae bacterium and includes:
- a CDS encoding MotA/TolQ/ExbB proton channel family protein, which encodes MSIFFLDTLEGRMMSWDFLLKGGVLTWPILLCSIVAMTIFFERFFRYRVASKIHPHLIDSIYHLVSIGKFAEARARLLEREETPKFNIPPVERILREGLAVNPTDRETLELVLSHSVSRELKLLERHLGTLSALGNIATMLGLLGTVFGMIKAFMAVAELGGRVNASVLAGGIWEAMLTTAYGLIVAIPIVFFHNYLEGRVEDLQASHEEVAVYLVKAWLSSQRR
- a CDS encoding biopolymer transporter ExbD: MLNFPARRRRQFAIPLTPLIDIVFLLLIYFLLTSNFVTQQAIDIQLPQVTMETPAIEQLVVVTVDRDGNFYVAGTMVREQDLARHVVAGLIAAAKPEVLIKADREVRYDRVVTAMAIAKHNGATRLYLAIERK